Proteins found in one Tsukamurella paurometabola DSM 20162 genomic segment:
- the panC gene encoding pantoate--beta-alanine ligase has translation MSAPTRPYTPGQLTVHHDPAQLTRVTSALKSTGRQIAFVPTMGALHNGHLELVHAAKLTGAVVVVSIFVNPLQFGAGEDLDAYPRTLDADVEKLRAAGVELVFAPSAAAMYPNGPRTTIHPGPAGQGLEADSRPTHFAGMLTVVNKLLNIVRPHTAYFGEKDYQQLVLVRQMVTDLDMDVKIVGVPTVREPDGLAMSSRNVYLDEAQRDAATALSAALLAGAYSAQGGETAILAAAGEVLASRPDVQVEYLELRAPDLGPAPAHGDGRLLVAARLGTTRLLDNVGVAIGTGFLSEPEPEPAGAIGGEA, from the coding sequence ATGAGCGCTCCCACCCGCCCGTACACGCCGGGTCAGCTGACCGTGCACCATGATCCGGCGCAGCTGACCCGGGTGACCTCGGCGCTGAAGTCGACCGGCCGGCAGATCGCCTTCGTCCCCACCATGGGTGCGCTGCACAACGGCCACCTGGAGCTGGTGCACGCCGCGAAGCTGACCGGAGCCGTGGTCGTGGTCTCGATCTTCGTGAACCCGTTGCAGTTCGGGGCCGGCGAGGATCTGGACGCCTACCCGCGCACGCTCGATGCCGATGTCGAGAAGCTGCGCGCCGCGGGCGTCGAGCTGGTCTTCGCGCCGTCCGCCGCCGCGATGTACCCGAACGGGCCGCGCACCACCATTCATCCCGGTCCGGCCGGTCAGGGACTCGAGGCCGACAGCCGACCGACGCATTTCGCCGGCATGCTGACCGTGGTGAACAAGCTGCTCAACATCGTCCGCCCGCACACCGCCTACTTCGGCGAGAAGGACTACCAGCAGTTGGTCCTGGTGCGACAGATGGTGACCGACCTCGACATGGACGTCAAGATCGTCGGCGTCCCGACGGTGCGCGAACCCGATGGCCTGGCCATGAGCTCGCGCAACGTCTACCTCGACGAAGCGCAGCGCGACGCCGCCACGGCACTGTCCGCGGCCCTCCTCGCGGGGGCCTACTCCGCCCAGGGCGGGGAGACCGCGATCCTGGCCGCCGCCGGCGAGGTGCTCGCCTCCCGCCCCGACGTCCAGGTCGAGTATCTGGAGCTGCGCGCCCCCGACCTCGGCCCCGCACCCGCGCACGGCGACGGCCGACTGCTGGTGGCCGCACGGCTCGGTACCACCCGGCTGCTCGACAACGTGGGCGTCGCGATCGGCACCGGATTCCTCTCGGAGCCCGAGCCCGAGCCGGCGGGAGCGATCGGCGGGGAGGCGTAG
- the panD gene encoding aspartate 1-decarboxylase, with product MLRTMMTSKIHRATVTEANLHYVGSVTVDADLLDAANLLEGEQVAIVDVTNGARLETYTIAGERGSGVIGINGAAAHLVSPGDIVILIAYGQLDERELKTYAPSVVFVDAENKPVELSTDAARVPDGYGLVTGRI from the coding sequence ATGCTGCGCACCATGATGACCAGCAAGATCCACCGCGCCACCGTGACCGAAGCGAACCTGCACTACGTGGGCTCGGTGACGGTGGACGCCGATCTCCTCGACGCCGCGAACCTGCTGGAGGGAGAGCAGGTCGCGATCGTCGACGTGACCAACGGCGCCCGGCTGGAGACCTACACCATCGCCGGTGAGCGAGGCAGCGGAGTGATCGGGATCAACGGTGCCGCAGCGCATCTGGTGAGCCCCGGCGATATCGTGATCCTCATCGCCTACGGCCAGCTCGACGAGCGGGAGCTGAAGACCTACGCACCGAGTGTGGTGTTCGTCGATGCCGAGAACAAGCCGGTCGAACTGTCCACCGACGCCGCCCGTGTCCCCGACGGCTACGGCCTCGTGACCGGGCGGATCTAG
- a CDS encoding type III pantothenate kinase — MLLAIDAGNTSVTVGLFAAGTDGGAGELLGTWRLRSDPRMTSDELALVIRGFLTGPGTEPGFDPAAVTGVTALSTVPELLRSLRAMAPRYYPGAQHVILEPGVKTGVPLHVDNPREVGTDRVANAAGAFEVCGRSAGTPCIVVDFGTSTRVDVVSAKGEFLGGAIAPGVGSALDALAERTVALRRVELVPPRSVVGKNTVEALQSGIIYGFAGLVDALVRRALETVPDARVIATGGYDDGVAAECATITDRRADLTLQGLRAVYLREIASRATRAERKAHPRDSV, encoded by the coding sequence GTGCTGCTGGCGATCGATGCCGGGAACACGTCCGTCACCGTCGGACTGTTCGCGGCCGGAACCGACGGGGGCGCGGGCGAACTGCTCGGTACCTGGCGGCTGCGCAGCGATCCCCGGATGACCTCCGACGAGCTCGCCCTGGTGATCCGCGGCTTCCTCACCGGCCCCGGCACCGAGCCCGGCTTCGATCCCGCCGCCGTCACCGGGGTGACCGCGCTGTCCACGGTGCCCGAGCTGCTGCGTTCGCTGCGCGCCATGGCGCCGCGGTACTACCCGGGCGCCCAGCACGTGATCTTGGAACCCGGTGTGAAGACCGGGGTCCCGCTCCACGTGGACAATCCGCGTGAGGTGGGCACCGACCGGGTGGCGAACGCGGCCGGTGCCTTCGAGGTCTGCGGCCGATCCGCCGGAACACCGTGCATCGTGGTCGATTTCGGTACCTCCACGCGGGTCGACGTGGTCAGCGCCAAGGGGGAGTTCCTCGGCGGCGCCATCGCCCCCGGCGTGGGCAGCGCCCTCGACGCGCTCGCCGAACGGACCGTCGCGCTGCGCCGGGTCGAGCTGGTCCCACCTCGCTCGGTGGTCGGAAAGAACACCGTCGAGGCGCTGCAGTCGGGGATCATCTACGGATTCGCCGGCCTGGTCGACGCGCTGGTCCGCCGTGCCCTCGAGACCGTGCCCGATGCTCGCGTGATCGCCACCGGCGGGTACGACGATGGCGTCGCCGCCGAATGCGCGACCATCACGGACCGCCGCGCGGACCTCACCCTGCAGGGCTTGCGGGCCGTCTACCTGCGTGAGATCGCCAGCCGGGCCACCCGCGCCGAGCGCAAGGCCCACCCGCGGGATTCGGTGTAG
- a CDS encoding rhodanese-like domain-containing protein produces the protein MHPVHFTPADDAILVDLRDQSERSRDGILPGAVALDAAAVIARLVPGLSTSLAAAGPDTRWLLVSGNGATAAAIATRLRDRGVQASSVDGGFRALSLGVTGGTGTGTGSESYRRAVAQFAAHEA, from the coding sequence ATGCACCCCGTGCACTTCACCCCCGCAGACGACGCCATCCTCGTGGATCTGCGTGACCAGTCCGAACGCAGCCGCGACGGCATCCTGCCCGGCGCCGTCGCCCTCGATGCCGCCGCCGTGATCGCCCGCCTCGTGCCGGGCCTGTCGACCAGTCTCGCCGCCGCCGGCCCCGATACCCGATGGTTGCTGGTCAGCGGCAACGGCGCCACCGCCGCCGCGATCGCCACCCGCCTGCGCGATCGTGGAGTGCAGGCGTCCTCCGTGGACGGCGGCTTCCGCGCATTGTCGCTCGGCGTCACCGGTGGTACGGGCACCGGCACCGGTTCCGAGTCCTACCGCCGCGCCGTCGCGCAGTTCGCCGCGCACGAGGCGTGA
- the lysS gene encoding lysine--tRNA ligase, translating into MTVAPVNAPLDDWVTRLADEAVAFAEQNDAPVKVASGISPSGPIHLGNLREVMVPHLVADELRRRGRTVEHIISWDDFDRFRKVPTIDGVDETWEQHIGKPLTRVPAPYGSDAANWAEHFRRELETALVELGVTYRGISQTQMYSSGAYIDQVLHAMAERQRIDAILERYRTLDKAKKGGVTVDQPEADAEAADAASGSADEADGSGDSGYYPYKPYCSVCGTDFTTVIGYDDESTALKYQCRCGHTETVILREHTDGKLVWKVDWPMRWAFEKITFEPSGVDHQSPGSSFAVGKDVAPIFGWRRPLGPMYAFVGIRGMAKMSSSKGGVPTAAIALRYLEPPLLRWLYGRKKPNQSFDVALDGELPRTYDEWDALTRKVAGDKAQPGDIAAYARAASVADPVEGQVRALALTPRTMPYRTLASVVDITTGDDEQTLRILGALEPDEPLTGLDVLRPRLDKATTWVAEQMPAQERTVVRTAPDTDLLRGLTDDERAALRLLLDGSGTPAPEGLGRLEDDWTLAGITHQVYGVAKVQRGLGADQIVKGDKELGAAQRAFFVLLYRLLVGGDTGPRLPTLLLAIGAKRVRELVASDRIQPN; encoded by the coding sequence GTGACCGTAGCCCCTGTGAATGCGCCCCTGGACGACTGGGTGACCCGCCTCGCCGATGAGGCGGTCGCCTTCGCGGAGCAGAACGACGCCCCGGTGAAGGTGGCATCGGGTATCTCCCCGTCGGGGCCGATCCATCTCGGCAACCTGCGCGAGGTGATGGTGCCGCACCTGGTGGCGGACGAACTGCGCCGCCGCGGCCGCACCGTCGAGCACATCATCTCGTGGGACGACTTCGACCGCTTCCGCAAGGTCCCCACGATCGACGGTGTCGATGAGACCTGGGAGCAGCACATCGGTAAGCCGCTGACCCGGGTGCCCGCACCGTACGGATCCGACGCCGCCAACTGGGCGGAGCACTTCCGCCGGGAGTTGGAGACGGCGCTGGTCGAGCTGGGTGTGACCTACCGCGGGATCAGCCAGACGCAGATGTACTCCTCGGGTGCCTACATCGACCAGGTGCTCCACGCCATGGCCGAGCGTCAGCGGATCGACGCGATTCTGGAGCGCTACCGAACCCTGGACAAGGCGAAGAAGGGCGGCGTCACGGTCGATCAGCCTGAGGCCGACGCGGAAGCCGCCGACGCCGCATCGGGTTCCGCGGACGAGGCCGACGGGTCCGGCGATTCCGGTTACTACCCGTATAAGCCGTATTGCTCCGTTTGTGGCACCGATTTCACGACCGTCATCGGATATGACGACGAGTCGACCGCTTTGAAATATCAGTGTCGCTGCGGTCACACCGAGACCGTGATCCTCCGCGAACACACTGATGGCAAGCTGGTGTGGAAGGTCGATTGGCCCATGCGCTGGGCATTCGAGAAGATCACATTCGAGCCTTCGGGTGTGGATCATCAGTCGCCCGGTTCTTCGTTCGCCGTAGGTAAGGATGTGGCGCCGATCTTCGGATGGCGGCGCCCCCTCGGGCCGATGTATGCATTCGTCGGAATCCGTGGAATGGCGAAGATGTCGTCCTCGAAGGGCGGAGTGCCGACCGCCGCGATTGCGCTGCGATACCTCGAGCCGCCGCTGTTACGTTGGCTGTACGGACGCAAGAAGCCCAATCAGTCCTTCGACGTGGCGCTCGATGGAGAACTGCCGCGCACCTATGACGAATGGGACGCCCTGACCCGCAAGGTGGCCGGCGACAAGGCACAGCCCGGTGACATCGCCGCCTACGCCCGCGCCGCCTCGGTCGCCGATCCGGTCGAGGGACAGGTGCGCGCGCTCGCGCTCACACCGCGCACGATGCCCTATCGCACCCTGGCGTCCGTTGTCGACATCACCACCGGCGACGATGAGCAAACCCTGCGCATCCTCGGTGCCCTGGAACCGGATGAGCCTCTGACCGGCCTGGATGTGCTGCGCCCGCGGCTGGACAAGGCAACCACCTGGGTCGCCGAGCAGATGCCGGCGCAGGAACGGACCGTGGTGCGGACCGCGCCCGACACCGATCTGCTGCGCGGATTGACCGACGATGAACGTGCCGCCCTGCGACTACTGCTCGACGGTTCCGGCACCCCGGCCCCGGAGGGGCTCGGCCGCCTCGAGGACGATTGGACGCTCGCCGGAATCACGCATCAGGTGTACGGCGTCGCCAAGGTGCAGCGCGGCCTGGGGGCGGATCAGATCGTCAAGGGGGATAAGGAACTCGGCGCAGCGCAACGCGCATTTTTCGTGCTTCTCTATCGGCTGTTGGTGGGCGGAGACACCGGTCCCCGTCTTCCTACCCTGCTGCTTGCGATCGGTGCGAAACGCGTACGAGAACTGGTCGCG